One genomic window of Anaeromyxobacter diazotrophicus includes the following:
- a CDS encoding ABC transporter permease: protein MTTLARPLGELWKFRELIALLVSRDLKVRYKRSVLGMGWTLLSPLLQMLVYTLVFKTIMRVDVPQFPVFLLAGFLPWTLISVSLTGAAHCLLNNQGLIRKVAVPQMVYPLAVVASKLVDLLLSLVPLAIIAAALGRPPGLSWLGLFPSLVLVTLFSSGLALLFSSLTVFYRDMRHLIDILIQVWFYVTPVIYPVSYLEKLPYRSLRWILAANPATPIVRCFQLSLYEGRLPGASVLGPAALATALVLGLGVLVFTSREAEHIHHF from the coding sequence GTGACGACGCTGGCCCGCCCGCTCGGCGAGCTGTGGAAGTTCCGCGAGCTCATCGCGCTGCTCGTCTCGCGCGATCTCAAGGTCCGCTACAAGCGCAGCGTGCTCGGGATGGGCTGGACGCTCCTCAGTCCGCTTCTCCAGATGCTCGTGTACACGCTCGTCTTCAAGACGATCATGCGCGTCGACGTCCCGCAGTTTCCGGTGTTCTTGCTCGCCGGCTTCCTGCCCTGGACGCTCATCTCCGTCTCGCTGACCGGTGCGGCCCACTGTCTCCTCAACAACCAGGGGCTGATCCGGAAGGTGGCGGTGCCGCAGATGGTTTACCCGCTGGCGGTGGTCGCCTCCAAGCTGGTCGACCTCCTCCTCTCGCTCGTGCCGCTCGCCATCATCGCGGCGGCCCTGGGGAGGCCGCCCGGGCTCTCGTGGCTGGGGCTCTTCCCCTCCCTGGTCCTGGTGACGCTGTTCTCGTCGGGGCTGGCGCTGCTCTTCAGCTCGCTCACGGTCTTCTACCGCGACATGCGGCACCTCATCGACATCCTCATCCAGGTCTGGTTCTACGTGACACCCGTCATCTACCCGGTGTCCTATCTGGAAAAGCTCCCGTACCGATCGCTGCGCTGGATCCTCGCCGCCAATCCGGCCACCCCGATCGTCCGCTGCTTCCAGCTGTCGCTCTACGAGGGTCGGCTTCCCGGAGCCTCGGTGCTCGGTCCGGCGGCCCTCGCCACCGCGCTCGTGCTGGGGCTGGGGGTGCTCGTCTTCACGAGCCGGGAAGCCGAGCACATCCACCACTTCTGA
- a CDS encoding L-threonylcarbamoyladenylate synthase, translating into MALAPELEARIAQAAALLRAGGIVAYPTETFYGLGALASHHGALARLAEAKLRPEGKPLPLLAGDLAQVEAVASLAAPLARRLAARFWPGPLTLVLPAAPGLDPLVTAGDATVAIRIPGSEVARALALAAGGALVSTSANLAGEPPPAEAGALAPALRARLDGVLDGGAAPGGLPSTLVAVSGDTLRRVRDGAVPWAEVEAAARAG; encoded by the coding sequence GTGGCGCTCGCTCCGGAGCTCGAGGCGCGCATCGCCCAGGCGGCGGCGCTGCTGCGCGCGGGCGGGATCGTCGCCTATCCCACCGAGACGTTCTACGGGCTCGGCGCCCTCGCCTCGCACCACGGCGCGCTCGCCCGGCTCGCCGAGGCGAAGCTCCGCCCGGAGGGGAAGCCGCTGCCGCTCCTCGCCGGCGATCTCGCCCAGGTGGAGGCGGTCGCGTCGCTCGCCGCGCCGCTGGCGCGCCGGCTCGCGGCGCGGTTCTGGCCCGGGCCGCTCACGCTCGTCCTCCCGGCCGCCCCGGGGCTCGACCCGCTCGTCACCGCCGGCGACGCCACCGTCGCCATCCGCATCCCGGGGTCCGAGGTGGCGCGCGCGCTGGCGCTCGCGGCGGGGGGCGCGCTCGTGTCCACCAGCGCGAACCTGGCGGGCGAGCCCCCGCCGGCCGAGGCCGGCGCGCTCGCCCCGGCGCTGCGCGCGCGGCTCGACGGCGTCCTCGACGGCGGCGCGGCGCCGGGAGGCCTCCCCAGCACCCTCGTCGCCGTGTCCGGGGACACGCTCCGGCGCGTGCGGGACGGCGCCGTTCCGTGGGCCGAGGTGGAGGCCGCCGCGCGCGCCGGCTGA
- a CDS encoding sugar transferase has protein sequence MLKERARLVSGGLRAVDMAMLGVAFPIAYGLRDEYLTGQGHLYPIASYWPLFAATLLVWQLSSRVSGLYGRYRTFSILTELRRLLRAFVVLALIVAAAQFVWKRPERELSRLFFGLYYGVSFALLAGNRITLRLVARAARRRGFNTRTFAVVGTSDMAKGIIQTIAGHPEWGYVFAGYVLEDGEPAPGGARVLGRLDELGQVLEREVLDEVVIGARSARLDRIEEAVRLCEEQGVGVKVLLDFFPNSTSRIAVEELEGLPVLSFATAPTEVAPLAAKRVFDLAVSLTALVLLAPLFLGIALAVKLDSPGPVFFRQRRVGLNGREFWMWKFRSMCVGAEAMLPALAALNETGGPTFKATGDPRVTRVGRWLRRTSLDEFPQFWNVVKGEMSVVGPRPPIPSEVKEYQRWQRRRLSVRPGLTCTWQVSGRSEVDFDRWMELDLHYIDHWSLWHDLSIVLRTIPAVLFGRGAR, from the coding sequence ATGCTCAAGGAACGGGCACGGCTGGTCTCGGGGGGCCTGCGCGCCGTGGACATGGCGATGCTGGGCGTCGCCTTCCCCATCGCCTACGGCCTGCGCGACGAGTACCTCACCGGCCAGGGGCACCTCTACCCCATCGCCTCCTACTGGCCGCTCTTCGCCGCCACCCTGCTCGTGTGGCAGCTCTCGTCGCGCGTCTCGGGCCTCTACGGGCGCTACCGCACCTTCAGCATCCTCACCGAGCTCCGCCGGCTCCTGCGGGCCTTCGTCGTCCTCGCGCTCATCGTCGCCGCCGCGCAGTTCGTCTGGAAGCGGCCGGAGCGCGAGCTGTCGCGCCTCTTCTTCGGCCTCTACTACGGGGTCTCGTTCGCGCTCCTGGCGGGCAACCGCATCACGCTCCGCCTGGTGGCGCGCGCGGCGCGGCGGCGCGGGTTCAACACCCGCACCTTCGCGGTCGTCGGCACGAGCGACATGGCGAAGGGCATCATCCAGACCATCGCCGGCCACCCGGAGTGGGGCTACGTCTTCGCGGGGTACGTGCTGGAGGACGGCGAGCCCGCCCCGGGCGGCGCGCGCGTGCTGGGCCGCCTCGACGAGCTGGGCCAGGTGCTCGAGCGCGAGGTGCTCGACGAGGTGGTCATCGGCGCGCGCAGCGCCCGGCTCGACCGCATCGAGGAGGCGGTCCGGCTGTGCGAGGAGCAGGGCGTGGGGGTGAAGGTGCTGCTCGACTTCTTCCCCAACAGCACCTCGCGCATCGCGGTCGAGGAGCTCGAGGGGCTGCCGGTCCTCTCCTTCGCCACCGCGCCCACGGAGGTGGCCCCGCTGGCGGCCAAGCGCGTGTTCGACCTCGCGGTGAGCCTCACCGCGCTGGTCCTGCTGGCGCCGCTCTTCCTCGGCATCGCGCTCGCCGTGAAGCTCGACTCGCCGGGGCCGGTCTTCTTCCGGCAGCGGCGGGTGGGCCTCAACGGGCGCGAGTTCTGGATGTGGAAGTTCCGCTCCATGTGCGTCGGCGCCGAGGCCATGCTGCCGGCCCTGGCGGCGCTCAACGAGACGGGCGGCCCCACCTTCAAGGCCACCGGCGACCCGCGCGTCACCCGCGTCGGGCGCTGGCTGCGGCGCACCTCGCTCGACGAGTTCCCGCAGTTCTGGAACGTCGTGAAGGGCGAGATGAGCGTGGTCGGGCCGCGCCCGCCCATCCCCTCGGAGGTGAAGGAGTACCAGCGCTGGCAGCGCCGGCGGCTGTCGGTGCGCCCGGGGCTCACCTGCACCTGGCAGGTCTCCGGCCGCAGCGAGGTCGACTTCGACCGCTGGATGGAGCTCGACCTGCACTACATCGACCACTGGTCGCTCTGGCACGACCTCTCCATCGTGCTGCGCACCATCCCGGCCGTCCTCTTCGGGCGCGGGGCGCGGTAG
- a CDS encoding glycosyltransferase translates to MKVVWHCADRVGAEMAGPGIRVVELARRLAARHEVTLVAAGATSLSGEPFCTAEYAPATLREVTREADALVTQGFGFPLATALRLRGRLVLDLYDPVQLEQLAQFGPSPTASQRLSLGYVRARLRALLARADHVLCASPTQRAFWLGWLGAVGRLGPAALAEDPDARKLLAVVPFGLPEAPPQPGDGPLRRAFSIPASAPVALFWGGLWDWMDPALAVKAVAALRDQGRELHLVFLGGARPGGDTMRAAATEAREAVRALGLEDRVHFLDRWVPYAERGALLLEADLAVTAHRPSLEAELAFRTRLLDCLWARLPVACTRGDTLALDAEREGWGAAADAGDAQGLARAMLALLDPASRERARAAAGQASERYRWSRSAETVLRLLDAPPPPRPALLEPGEFAGESPFAVAGAFAAKAFRRIVRRG, encoded by the coding sequence GTGAAGGTCGTCTGGCACTGCGCGGACCGGGTCGGCGCCGAGATGGCGGGCCCCGGGATCCGGGTCGTCGAGCTGGCGCGCCGGCTCGCCGCCCGGCACGAGGTCACGCTGGTCGCCGCCGGCGCCACCTCGCTCTCGGGCGAGCCCTTCTGCACCGCCGAGTACGCGCCGGCGACGCTCCGCGAGGTCACGCGTGAAGCCGACGCGCTCGTCACCCAGGGGTTCGGCTTCCCCCTCGCCACCGCGCTGCGCCTGCGCGGTCGGCTCGTCCTCGACCTGTACGACCCGGTCCAGCTGGAGCAGCTCGCCCAGTTCGGCCCCAGCCCCACCGCGAGCCAGCGGCTCTCGCTCGGTTACGTCCGCGCCCGCCTGCGCGCGCTCCTCGCCCGCGCCGACCACGTCCTGTGCGCCTCGCCCACCCAGCGCGCCTTCTGGCTCGGCTGGCTCGGGGCGGTGGGGCGGCTCGGCCCGGCGGCGCTGGCGGAGGACCCCGACGCGCGGAAGCTCCTCGCGGTGGTTCCCTTCGGCCTGCCCGAGGCGCCGCCGCAGCCGGGCGACGGGCCGCTCCGGCGGGCGTTCTCCATCCCGGCCTCGGCCCCCGTCGCGCTCTTCTGGGGCGGGCTGTGGGACTGGATGGACCCGGCGCTGGCGGTGAAGGCCGTCGCGGCGCTGCGCGACCAGGGGCGCGAGCTCCACCTCGTCTTCCTCGGCGGGGCTCGCCCGGGTGGAGACACCATGCGCGCCGCCGCGACCGAGGCGCGCGAGGCGGTCCGCGCGCTCGGGCTCGAGGATCGCGTGCACTTCCTCGACCGCTGGGTGCCGTACGCCGAGCGCGGCGCGCTGCTCCTCGAGGCCGACCTCGCCGTCACGGCGCACCGCCCGTCGCTCGAGGCGGAGCTGGCCTTCCGCACCCGGCTCCTCGACTGCCTGTGGGCGCGCCTGCCGGTGGCGTGCACCCGCGGCGACACGCTGGCGCTCGACGCCGAGCGGGAAGGGTGGGGCGCCGCCGCGGACGCGGGGGACGCGCAAGGCCTCGCGCGCGCCATGCTGGCGCTCCTCGATCCCGCCAGTCGCGAGCGGGCGCGCGCCGCCGCGGGCCAGGCCAGCGAGCGTTACCGCTGGTCGCGCTCCGCCGAGACGGTGCTGCGCCTGCTGGACGCGCCGCCCCCGCCGCGCCCGGCGCTGCTCGAGCCGGGGGAGTTCGCCGGTGAGAGCCCCTTCGCGGTCGCGGGCGCGTTCGCCGCGAAGGCGTTCAGGCGCATCGTGCGACGCGGGTGA
- the hemB gene encoding porphobilinogen synthase: MPFPQERPRRLRRTEALRALVRETELAPSDLVWPLFAAPGQRVRNPVKTMPGVFQLSVDELVAEAQAGYEAGVRSVILFGIPTRKDATGTSAWDDGEPVPRAVRALKKDVPGLVVMTDVCMCEYTDHGHCGVLKPARVGAPGTDLVVDNDLTLPLLAKEAVAHAKAGADVVAPSDMMDGRVGAIRKALDESGYQDVPIMSYAAKFAGAFYGPFRDAAESAPREGAGIPKDRKGYQMDPANVREALREVALDVAEGADLLMVKPAVPYLDIVRAVKERFELPLAAYHVSGEYAMIKAAAERGWIDEDRVAVETMLCCRRAGADLVLTYYAKHVAGLLSGVRR, from the coding sequence ATGCCTTTCCCCCAGGAACGTCCCCGCCGCCTCCGCCGCACCGAGGCGCTGCGCGCCCTCGTCCGCGAGACCGAGCTGGCGCCGAGCGACCTGGTTTGGCCGCTCTTCGCCGCCCCCGGCCAGCGCGTCCGCAACCCGGTCAAGACCATGCCGGGCGTCTTCCAGCTCTCCGTGGACGAGCTCGTGGCCGAGGCGCAGGCCGGCTACGAGGCCGGCGTCCGCAGCGTCATCCTGTTCGGCATCCCGACGCGCAAGGACGCCACCGGCACGAGCGCCTGGGACGACGGCGAGCCGGTGCCGCGCGCGGTGCGCGCGCTCAAGAAGGACGTGCCGGGCCTGGTCGTCATGACCGACGTCTGCATGTGCGAGTACACCGACCACGGCCACTGCGGCGTCCTCAAGCCGGCCCGGGTCGGCGCGCCGGGGACGGACCTGGTCGTCGACAACGACCTCACCCTCCCGCTCCTCGCCAAGGAGGCGGTCGCGCACGCGAAGGCGGGCGCCGACGTCGTCGCCCCCTCGGACATGATGGACGGGCGCGTCGGCGCCATCCGCAAGGCGCTCGACGAGAGCGGCTACCAGGACGTGCCGATCATGTCCTACGCCGCCAAGTTCGCGGGCGCGTTCTACGGCCCGTTCCGCGACGCGGCCGAGAGCGCGCCGCGCGAGGGCGCCGGCATCCCCAAGGACCGCAAGGGCTACCAGATGGACCCCGCCAACGTCCGCGAGGCGCTGCGCGAGGTGGCGCTCGACGTGGCCGAGGGCGCCGACCTGCTCATGGTGAAGCCGGCCGTCCCCTACCTCGACATCGTGCGGGCGGTGAAGGAGCGCTTCGAGCTGCCGCTCGCCGCGTACCACGTGTCCGGCGAGTACGCGATGATCAAGGCCGCCGCCGAGCGCGGCTGGATCGACGAGGACCGGGTGGCGGTCGAGACCATGCTCTGTTGCCGCCGTGCCGGGGCCGACCTCGTCCTGACCTACTACGCGAAGCACGTCGCGGGCCTGCTCTCCGGGGTCCGGCGTTGA
- a CDS encoding ABC transporter ATP-binding protein encodes MPGKLSFKDVGMSFRLYRERVDTLKEAVLGRFRHRKSYEDFWALRHVSFEVRPGESVGLIGHNGSGKSTLLKVAAGVLRPTEGTARVEGRISPMIELAAGFDPDLTGRDNIFLNGALMGHSRKEMARKLDRIVEFSELGEFIDQPVKNYSSGMYARLGFAIAADVDPEILIIDEVLAVGDERFQAKCMERIRSIRQGGCTIFYVSHTMGSVTELCDRVIVLHHGQLVFDGAPEPAIARYRELQGFHPPPEARTA; translated from the coding sequence ATGCCCGGCAAGCTCTCGTTCAAGGACGTGGGGATGTCCTTCCGGCTCTACCGGGAGCGGGTGGACACGCTCAAGGAGGCGGTGCTCGGACGCTTCCGCCATCGGAAGAGCTACGAGGACTTCTGGGCGCTGCGGCACGTCTCCTTCGAGGTGCGCCCCGGCGAGTCGGTCGGGCTCATCGGCCACAACGGCTCGGGCAAGTCGACGCTCCTCAAGGTGGCCGCCGGTGTGCTGAGGCCCACCGAGGGGACGGCGCGGGTCGAGGGCCGCATCTCGCCCATGATCGAGCTCGCGGCGGGCTTCGACCCCGACCTCACCGGCCGCGACAACATCTTCCTCAACGGCGCCCTGATGGGCCACAGCCGCAAGGAGATGGCGCGGAAGCTCGACCGCATCGTCGAGTTCAGCGAGCTCGGCGAGTTCATCGACCAGCCGGTCAAGAACTACAGCTCCGGCATGTACGCGCGGCTCGGCTTCGCGATCGCCGCCGACGTGGACCCCGAGATCCTCATCATCGACGAGGTGCTCGCGGTCGGCGACGAGCGCTTCCAGGCGAAGTGCATGGAGCGCATCCGCTCCATCCGCCAGGGAGGCTGCACCATCTTCTACGTCTCGCACACGATGGGGTCGGTGACCGAGCTCTGCGACCGGGTCATCGTGCTCCATCACGGGCAGCTCGTGTTCGACGGCGCGCCCGAGCCGGCCATCGCGCGCTACCGGGAGCTGCAGGGGTTCCACCCGCCGCCCGAGGCACGGACCGCGTGA
- a CDS encoding RDD family protein, translating into MRDARREGSPYPKADLRLRGLARVVDLALAFALANAAREAGPPLAALYLLFADGLLQGQSLGKRLFGVRAMVLPARGGTRGRPAGYRESVLRNAPFALVGLFYGLSLVGWVLLFVVGVPIVAFEAYLAWRDPFGHRIGDIFADTQVVDGKVLSKAELVPPDVPLRTAAAPPPGPAAGAVRRGRSAA; encoded by the coding sequence ATGCGCGACGCCCGGCGCGAGGGATCGCCGTACCCCAAGGCCGACCTCCGGCTGCGCGGCCTGGCGCGTGTGGTCGACCTGGCGCTGGCCTTCGCCTTGGCGAACGCCGCCCGCGAGGCCGGCCCGCCGCTCGCCGCCCTCTACCTCCTCTTCGCCGACGGCCTGCTGCAGGGCCAGTCGCTCGGCAAGCGGCTCTTCGGCGTCCGCGCCATGGTGCTGCCGGCGCGCGGCGGCACCCGCGGCCGCCCGGCCGGCTACCGCGAGTCCGTGCTGCGCAACGCGCCCTTCGCGCTGGTGGGCCTGTTCTACGGGCTGTCGCTGGTCGGCTGGGTGCTGCTCTTCGTCGTCGGCGTCCCCATCGTCGCCTTCGAGGCGTACCTCGCCTGGCGCGATCCGTTCGGGCACCGCATCGGCGACATCTTCGCCGACACGCAGGTGGTGGACGGCAAGGTCCTCTCCAAGGCGGAGCTCGTCCCGCCCGACGTCCCGCTCCGCACCGCCGCCGCTCCGCCGCCGGGCCCCGCCGCCGGCGCGGTGCGGCGGGGCCGCTCCGCGGCCTGA
- a CDS encoding glycosyltransferase: MPSDVWIVVVNWNGEALLPRCLGALARLSRPAHTVVVDNGSTDGSAAAVARFPSVEWLPLGQNTGFAAANNAALRRALAAGARFVATVNPDVELAPDWLDQLVAAAEAHPEAGLLGGTLLFADDPSRVNSTGLVLDRYGRAFDRDFQVPLAELRRPDGPVAGVTGGAALLRADMLRKVGLFDPGYWAYYEDVDLSFRAAAAGFGSWYAGAARALHGFGKSFGADSPRRRQLLARNHLRFAAAHLPAWRAAPVALGFTALRALVRAPLELARGRPAHALAHWRGAAEGAVEALGAAARRVRGGSGVPSGAETTDP; this comes from the coding sequence GTGCCGTCCGACGTCTGGATCGTGGTGGTCAACTGGAACGGCGAGGCGCTCCTGCCCCGCTGTCTCGGAGCGCTCGCCCGGCTCTCGCGCCCGGCCCACACGGTGGTGGTGGACAACGGGTCCACCGACGGCAGCGCGGCGGCGGTGGCCCGGTTCCCCTCGGTGGAGTGGCTGCCGCTCGGCCAGAACACCGGCTTCGCCGCCGCGAACAACGCCGCCCTCCGGCGCGCGCTCGCCGCCGGCGCGCGCTTCGTCGCCACCGTGAACCCCGACGTCGAGCTCGCCCCCGACTGGCTGGACCAGCTCGTCGCCGCCGCCGAGGCGCACCCCGAGGCCGGCCTCCTCGGCGGGACGCTCCTCTTCGCCGACGACCCCTCGCGCGTGAACTCGACCGGGCTCGTGCTGGACCGCTACGGCCGCGCCTTCGACCGCGACTTCCAGGTGCCCCTCGCCGAGCTCCGGCGACCCGACGGCCCGGTCGCCGGGGTCACCGGCGGCGCCGCGCTGCTCCGAGCGGACATGCTGCGGAAGGTCGGCCTGTTCGACCCCGGCTACTGGGCCTACTACGAGGACGTGGACCTCTCGTTCCGCGCCGCCGCCGCCGGTTTCGGCTCCTGGTACGCCGGCGCCGCGCGCGCCCTGCACGGCTTCGGAAAGAGCTTCGGCGCCGACTCTCCCCGGCGGCGCCAGCTCCTGGCGCGGAATCACCTGCGCTTCGCCGCGGCGCACCTCCCCGCCTGGCGCGCGGCGCCGGTGGCGCTCGGCTTCACCGCGCTGCGAGCGCTGGTGCGCGCGCCGCTCGAGCTCGCCCGCGGCAGGCCCGCCCACGCGCTGGCGCACTGGCGTGGGGCGGCGGAAGGGGCGGTGGAGGCGCTGGGGGCGGCCGCGCGACGGGTGCGCGGCGGATCCGGGGTGCCCAGCGGCGCGGAGACCACCGATCCGTAG
- a CDS encoding DUF1015 domain-containing protein: protein MPEVLPFRGIRYAATRPATLSKLISPPYDAVSPAYRDELAARSPHNIIHVVLEKDRPGDDAVENRYVRSGRAFEAWLADGTLRQDAEPGFYLLEQGFTGPDGRRRVRRGLVVACRLHRYDEGVVLPHEKTLSGPKADRLEILKRVKANLSPIFALYEDERGEGQRALDAAIASAGEAAAEADSDDGTHHRIWRVVDPAAVAQLQAALAARKVFIADGHHRYESALVYRDLVDAEQPGLPDRAGHRYIMMTLCSMSDPGLVIYPTHRLLTGLKDFRLGRFLEELGRFFTVDTLLEDVRRPAGRAWAVSKLAEHAGKATTFLMVSAEDGRGRILTLRDDADMAGVPLPDNVTLRDLDVTALHSVLFQHLLGLSPRSQELGENVRYEMDAGEVVTRTLAGEFQLGFLVNPTPMWQVQAVAESGETMPQKSTFFYPKLASGLVLRKIHEELR, encoded by the coding sequence ATGCCCGAGGTGCTCCCGTTTCGCGGCATCCGGTACGCAGCCACCCGGCCGGCGACGCTCTCCAAGCTCATCTCGCCCCCGTACGACGCCGTCTCCCCGGCCTACCGCGACGAGCTGGCGGCGCGCAGCCCGCACAACATCATCCACGTGGTCCTGGAGAAGGATCGCCCCGGCGACGACGCGGTCGAGAACCGTTACGTCCGCTCCGGCCGCGCCTTCGAGGCCTGGCTGGCGGACGGGACGCTGCGCCAGGACGCCGAGCCCGGCTTCTACCTGCTCGAGCAGGGCTTCACCGGCCCGGACGGGCGCCGGCGCGTCCGGCGCGGCCTGGTGGTCGCCTGCCGGCTGCACCGGTACGACGAGGGCGTGGTCCTCCCGCACGAGAAGACGCTCAGCGGGCCCAAGGCCGACCGGCTCGAGATCCTGAAGCGCGTGAAGGCGAACCTCTCGCCCATCTTCGCGCTGTACGAGGACGAGCGCGGCGAGGGGCAGCGCGCGCTCGACGCCGCCATCGCCTCCGCCGGCGAGGCGGCCGCCGAGGCCGACTCGGACGACGGCACGCACCACCGCATCTGGCGGGTGGTCGACCCTGCGGCGGTGGCGCAGCTGCAGGCGGCGCTGGCCGCGCGGAAGGTGTTCATCGCCGACGGCCACCACCGGTACGAGTCGGCCCTCGTCTACCGCGACCTGGTGGACGCCGAGCAGCCTGGCCTGCCCGACCGCGCCGGGCACCGCTACATCATGATGACGCTCTGCTCGATGTCCGACCCGGGCCTCGTCATCTACCCCACCCACCGGCTGCTCACCGGGCTGAAGGACTTCCGGCTCGGCCGGTTCCTCGAGGAGCTGGGGCGGTTCTTCACCGTGGACACCCTGCTCGAGGACGTGCGCCGCCCGGCGGGGCGCGCCTGGGCGGTGTCGAAGCTGGCCGAGCACGCCGGGAAGGCCACCACCTTCCTCATGGTGAGCGCCGAGGACGGGCGCGGCCGCATCCTCACCCTGCGCGACGACGCCGACATGGCGGGGGTGCCGCTCCCGGACAACGTCACCCTGCGCGACCTCGACGTGACCGCGCTCCACAGCGTCCTCTTCCAGCACCTGCTCGGGCTGTCGCCGCGCTCGCAGGAGCTGGGGGAGAACGTGCGCTACGAGATGGACGCGGGCGAGGTGGTGACCCGCACGCTCGCCGGGGAGTTCCAGCTCGGCTTCCTGGTGAACCCGACGCCCATGTGGCAGGTCCAGGCGGTGGCCGAGTCGGGCGAGACCATGCCGCAGAAGAGCACCTTCTTCTACCCGAAGCTGGCGAGCGGGCTGGTGCTGCGGAAGATCCACGAGGAGCTGAGGTAA
- a CDS encoding DUF4177 domain-containing protein, producing the protein MTAARLRYKVVEVAPVAEETLEKALEERAAEGWGIESVHFVTREGSHRPAMAYLFFTRVREDGGPGQPPG; encoded by the coding sequence TTGACCGCCGCGCGCCTGCGCTACAAGGTGGTCGAGGTGGCGCCGGTGGCCGAGGAGACGCTGGAGAAGGCGCTCGAGGAGCGCGCCGCGGAGGGGTGGGGGATCGAGTCGGTGCACTTCGTCACGCGCGAGGGCTCGCACCGGCCGGCCATGGCCTACCTCTTCTTCACGCGCGTGCGCGAGGACGGGGGGCCGGGGCAGCCGCCCGGCTAG